The following proteins are co-located in the Sulfurovum sp. TSL6 genome:
- a CDS encoding superoxide dismutase has protein sequence MTHTLMDLPFDENALEPHISKETLQYHHGKHHAGYINKLNDLIEGTVYADAKLEEIVKKADGGIFNNGAQVYNHNFYWNSMSEKVTSPSKELLAIIERDFTSMEAFKKKFLEMAAGLFGSGWVWLSINDSGTLVIESFSNAGNPLLLNHTPLLTCDVWEHAYYIDYRNARADYLQKWWELVNWDFVSDNLEACSQ, from the coding sequence ATGACACACACATTAATGGACTTGCCTTTTGATGAGAATGCATTGGAGCCGCATATTTCAAAAGAAACACTTCAATACCATCATGGTAAACACCATGCTGGATATATAAATAAACTCAATGATCTGATAGAAGGTACGGTGTATGCGGACGCGAAGCTTGAAGAGATTGTGAAAAAAGCCGATGGTGGTATATTTAACAATGGTGCACAGGTCTATAACCATAATTTTTATTGGAATAGCATGAGCGAAAAAGTAACCTCCCCCTCTAAAGAACTGTTAGCCATAATTGAACGTGATTTTACCTCTATGGAAGCATTTAAAAAGAAATTTTTAGAAATGGCCGCAGGTCTTTTTGGTTCTGGTTGGGTATGGCTGAGTATAAATGACTCAGGTACTTTAGTCATAGAATCATTTTCCAATGCCGGTAATCCCCTTCTTTTGAATCATACACCTTTGCTCACTTGTGATGTATGGGAGCATGCCTACTATATAGACTATAGAAATGCCAGAGCTGATTATCTTCAAAAATGGTGGGAGCTTGTGAACTGGGATTTTGTTTCTGATAACCTGGAAGCATGTTCACAATAG
- a CDS encoding iron oxidase oxidoreductase, with protein MKTSRRDFFRFISALGLVSFVTTPLSAKTAKNIVKYQSTPKDGNSCKTCMHFIPETNECKTVEGSIDPNGWCIIYFKDPNYKEVTIEDDKQTNDNNKTI; from the coding sequence ATGAAAACATCAAGAAGAGATTTTTTTAGATTTATCTCTGCACTTGGTTTGGTGAGTTTTGTGACTACACCGCTCAGTGCTAAAACAGCTAAAAATATCGTCAAATATCAATCCACACCAAAAGATGGCAATTCGTGTAAGACATGTATGCACTTTATCCCTGAAACTAATGAATGTAAAACAGTGGAAGGAAGTATTGATCCCAATGGCTGGTGTATCATTTACTTCAAAGATCCTAACTATAAAGAAGTAACAATAGAAGATGATAAACAGACAAATGATAACAATAAAACAATTTGA
- a CDS encoding 2-oxoacid:acceptor oxidoreductase subunit alpha yields the protein MTLEQLKQFNGQNQQKAYIAYKGNVYDVTSSPLWENGTHQNMHEAGVDLTDALASAPHAEEVFAKFEVVDTLDENDRNDENDHDRNDENRRDWVRWYRKYHPHPMLVHFPIALHLFASGLNLIFLFQPNPSFATAVFYTFFVSTVLGIFTMLSGILSWWINYQLALNHILVKKLIFSVITLILGIIGITIYLNNPNVVYLTTLPSIFYHGTIFLTGITVIVLGYYGGKLTWPDTKKDTMSDTEKETKNDIKKETMSVSMKELTIPFQSTISTPPVALPKDEEVNVHGESHSISILIGGAAGTGIQTLENILSAAFKRSGYFVFSTKEYMSRVRGGSNTTLLRLSDTPLIAPCWHVDLFIALDADALSHVQERLKDDTIVLADEKISHEQIPLTSIPMINTAKELGNKNYANSYAAGVLFGMFSLESFALSESITTFFNEEDRQGNEKAMAEGVMYGKNLKIRHLLKLPATLSNSTDSMHLMDGSSASGFGFLAGGCNMITAYPMSPSTGVLNFMASMSKDLTLLVEQSEDEIASLNMVLGGWYGGARAMTSTSGGGFALMSEAISLSGMSETPAVIYLAQRPGPATGLPTRTEQGDLNLAIHSGHGFFGRIVLAPGDLQECIDYGYLAFELADRYQMPVIYLSDQYLADSISLLKTIDFEAYEQRRYVHTTDASYDRYALNDTGITARGVPGFGDGIVVSTSDEHDERGQITESYQMREKMVEKRQKKIELSITEALGPKVFGEGDIALIGWGSSKGAIMETLNALNDPRLFHVHFFWVHPLNPEHLALLKHTKVNIVIENNVTGEFAGLLKSHDINIDHRILLSNGFSFFTDLLKEELEKVLKDIK from the coding sequence ATGACCTTAGAACAATTGAAGCAGTTTAATGGACAAAATCAACAAAAAGCGTATATTGCCTACAAAGGAAATGTCTATGATGTAACCAGCAGCCCATTATGGGAGAATGGAACACATCAAAATATGCATGAAGCGGGTGTTGATCTCACGGATGCACTAGCAAGTGCACCCCATGCTGAAGAGGTCTTTGCGAAGTTTGAGGTTGTAGATACGCTTGATGAGAATGATCGTAATGATGAAAATGATCATGATCGAAATGATGAAAACAGAAGAGATTGGGTTCGCTGGTATCGTAAATACCATCCCCATCCGATGCTGGTTCATTTTCCTATTGCACTACACCTCTTTGCATCCGGTCTGAACCTTATTTTTTTATTTCAACCTAATCCTTCTTTTGCTACAGCAGTTTTTTACACTTTTTTTGTCTCCACTGTATTGGGTATATTTACGATGCTTTCGGGAATATTAAGTTGGTGGATCAATTATCAATTGGCCTTGAACCATATTTTGGTCAAGAAACTAATATTCTCTGTAATTACCCTCATTCTTGGTATTATCGGTATTACGATCTATCTTAATAATCCTAATGTTGTCTACTTAACGACACTGCCGAGTATATTTTATCATGGAACTATATTTCTTACAGGAATTACAGTGATAGTATTGGGATATTATGGAGGTAAACTTACATGGCCAGATACTAAGAAAGATACTATGTCAGATACCGAGAAAGAGACCAAAAACGATATCAAGAAAGAGACTATGAGTGTATCGATGAAAGAGCTAACAATACCGTTTCAGTCAACGATTTCAACACCACCCGTTGCTTTACCGAAAGATGAAGAAGTGAACGTACATGGTGAGAGTCACAGTATCTCTATTCTCATCGGAGGAGCCGCAGGTACAGGGATCCAAACACTGGAAAATATTTTAAGTGCTGCATTTAAACGTAGCGGTTATTTTGTTTTCTCTACCAAGGAGTATATGTCAAGAGTACGAGGCGGAAGTAACACCACGCTGCTTCGTCTCTCAGATACACCACTTATTGCTCCATGTTGGCATGTTGACCTTTTTATAGCCCTGGATGCCGATGCACTGTCTCATGTGCAGGAGCGCTTAAAGGATGATACTATCGTTTTGGCAGATGAAAAGATTAGCCACGAACAGATACCTCTTACAAGTATACCTATGATCAACACAGCCAAAGAACTTGGAAACAAAAATTATGCCAATTCGTATGCCGCTGGTGTGCTCTTTGGTATGTTTAGCCTTGAATCATTTGCATTGTCAGAAAGTATCACTACGTTCTTTAATGAAGAAGATCGTCAAGGGAACGAAAAAGCGATGGCAGAAGGAGTAATGTATGGTAAGAACCTAAAGATCCGCCATCTTCTAAAACTTCCTGCAACGTTATCAAACTCTACCGATTCTATGCATCTAATGGATGGCTCCTCTGCTTCCGGATTCGGTTTTCTGGCGGGAGGATGCAATATGATAACGGCATATCCTATGTCTCCTTCTACAGGCGTACTGAACTTTATGGCATCGATGTCCAAAGATCTTACTCTGTTGGTTGAACAGAGTGAAGATGAGATCGCATCACTGAATATGGTGCTGGGTGGATGGTATGGCGGAGCACGGGCAATGACTTCTACTTCAGGAGGTGGTTTTGCACTTATGAGCGAAGCAATCAGTCTTTCAGGGATGAGTGAAACGCCCGCTGTGATCTACCTCGCACAACGCCCTGGACCTGCGACAGGCTTACCTACAAGAACAGAACAGGGGGATCTGAACCTGGCCATACACAGTGGTCATGGATTTTTTGGACGTATTGTTTTAGCCCCAGGTGATCTGCAGGAATGCATCGACTATGGCTATCTTGCTTTTGAACTCGCAGACAGGTACCAAATGCCTGTGATCTATCTTAGTGACCAATACTTGGCAGATTCTATCAGTCTGTTAAAAACGATTGATTTCGAAGCGTATGAACAAAGACGCTATGTACACACTACGGATGCATCATATGATCGCTATGCACTCAATGATACAGGTATTACAGCACGGGGTGTACCAGGCTTTGGAGATGGGATCGTAGTTTCTACCAGTGATGAACATGATGAGCGTGGACAGATCACTGAGAGCTACCAAATGCGTGAAAAGATGGTAGAGAAGCGGCAAAAAAAGATTGAGTTGAGCATTACTGAAGCACTTGGACCAAAGGTCTTTGGAGAAGGAGATATCGCTCTTATAGGATGGGGGTCATCCAAGGGGGCTATCATGGAGACACTGAACGCGTTGAATGATCCCCGGCTCTTTCATGTACATTTTTTCTGGGTACATCCCCTGAATCCAGAACATCTTGCACTGCTCAAACACACTAAAGTCAATATAGTGATAGAAAACAATGTTACAGGAGAGTTTGCAGGGTTATTGAAAAGCCATGATATCAATATTGATCATCGTATTCTACTGTCCAATGGATTTAGCTTTTTTACTGACCTGTTGAAAGAAGAATTGGAAAAAGTACTAAAGGATATAAAATGA
- a CDS encoding thiamine pyrophosphate-dependent enzyme, whose product MKHPLDRTNIDNAWCPGCGNFGILKMIEEVLTELECDAKNTVIVSGIGQAAKIPYYIDTHMFCGLHGRALPVATALKASNPALNVIAEGGDGDMYGEGGNHFIHTIRRNPDIVHIVHNNMVYGLTKGQASPTSQTGFKTPVQVKGVTNEPFNPISVALALKAGFVSRVNIGNLAHAKTVLKEAFLHKGYALVDVFQPCVVFNKVNTYKWFNENTYELDSTYEKNSLSSAMQKALENDPIPIGIFYQDEHTTFEEHIRGNENNPLVTLTHDVKKLQELFDSY is encoded by the coding sequence ATGAAACATCCGCTTGATAGAACAAACATAGACAATGCATGGTGTCCCGGATGCGGGAACTTCGGAATACTGAAAATGATTGAAGAAGTATTGACGGAACTTGAATGTGATGCTAAAAATACCGTCATCGTTTCAGGTATTGGGCAAGCTGCAAAGATACCTTACTATATAGATACACATATGTTCTGTGGACTTCATGGCCGAGCACTTCCCGTAGCTACAGCGCTAAAAGCTTCCAATCCTGCACTCAATGTCATAGCAGAAGGCGGAGATGGAGATATGTATGGTGAAGGGGGAAACCATTTTATACATACCATCAGGCGCAACCCTGATATCGTACATATCGTACACAACAATATGGTCTATGGGCTTACAAAAGGTCAGGCCTCACCCACAAGCCAAACAGGTTTTAAAACCCCTGTACAGGTAAAGGGTGTCACTAATGAACCATTTAATCCCATTTCAGTTGCTTTAGCACTCAAGGCCGGTTTTGTGTCACGTGTCAATATCGGTAATCTTGCCCATGCCAAAACGGTGCTCAAAGAAGCATTTTTACACAAAGGGTATGCCTTGGTAGATGTTTTTCAACCTTGTGTGGTCTTTAACAAGGTCAACACATATAAATGGTTCAATGAAAACACCTATGAACTGGATAGCACCTATGAGAAGAACAGCCTATCCTCAGCCATGCAAAAAGCACTTGAAAATGACCCCATACCTATTGGTATTTTTTACCAGGATGAGCATACAACATTTGAAGAGCATATCAGGGGAAATGAAAACAATCCACTGGTAACTCTTACTCATGATGTAAAAAAATTACAGGAATTATTTGATTCCTATTGA
- the sufB gene encoding Fe-S cluster assembly protein SufB: MANEGLDKAVSGEYALGFEIDIETETVPPGLSEETIAFISKKKNEPEWMLELRLKALKKWETMTEPHWAKLDYEPIDYQSISYYSAPKEGIDSLDEVDPKILEAYEKLGISLEEQKQLAGVKVAVDAVVDSVSVKTTYAEELAEHGVIFCSISEAIERHPELIKKYMFSVVPMADNYFAALNSAVFTDGTFVYIPKGVRCPMELSTYFRINAMNTGQFERTLIVADEGSYVSYNEGCSAPTRDEHQLHAAVVELVAMKDAEIKYSTIQNWFPGDENGKGGIYNFVTKRGICEGDNSKISWTQVETGSAITWKYPSCILKGDNSVGEFYSVAVTTLAQQADTGTKMIHIGKNTSSTIISKGISAMKGQNTYRGLVKIGANATGARNYSECDSLLIGSNCGAHTFPYLESKDTQGQVEHEATTSKISDEQLFYLRQRGINEEDAVSMIVHGFCKQVFSQLPMEYAVEAKALLELTLEGSVG; encoded by the coding sequence ATGGCAAATGAAGGATTAGATAAAGCTGTCTCAGGTGAGTATGCACTCGGCTTTGAGATAGATATCGAAACCGAAACTGTACCACCGGGACTTTCAGAAGAGACTATCGCATTTATCTCAAAGAAAAAAAATGAGCCTGAATGGATGTTAGAGCTTCGTCTCAAAGCACTGAAGAAATGGGAAACCATGACTGAACCACACTGGGCTAAACTTGACTATGAGCCTATAGATTACCAATCTATCTCATACTATTCAGCACCTAAAGAAGGTATTGACAGTTTAGATGAAGTTGATCCGAAAATTTTGGAAGCCTATGAGAAGTTAGGTATCTCTTTAGAAGAGCAAAAACAACTTGCAGGTGTCAAAGTGGCTGTAGATGCTGTGGTTGACTCAGTCTCAGTTAAAACAACCTATGCAGAAGAGCTTGCTGAACATGGTGTTATCTTCTGTTCGATTTCAGAAGCGATAGAGCGTCACCCAGAGCTCATTAAAAAATATATGTTCTCTGTCGTACCAATGGCAGATAACTACTTTGCAGCACTTAACTCTGCAGTATTTACAGATGGTACCTTTGTGTACATCCCTAAAGGTGTACGTTGTCCTATGGAGCTTAGTACTTACTTTAGGATCAATGCGATGAATACAGGACAATTTGAACGTACACTTATCGTGGCAGATGAAGGATCATACGTTAGTTATAATGAAGGGTGTTCTGCTCCAACACGTGATGAGCACCAACTTCACGCAGCTGTCGTTGAACTTGTTGCGATGAAAGATGCAGAGATCAAGTACTCTACGATCCAAAACTGGTTTCCAGGAGATGAAAATGGAAAAGGCGGGATCTACAACTTCGTTACCAAAAGAGGTATCTGTGAAGGAGATAACTCCAAGATCTCATGGACACAGGTAGAGACCGGTTCAGCTATTACATGGAAGTATCCGTCATGTATCTTAAAAGGTGATAACTCTGTGGGTGAATTCTACTCAGTAGCAGTCACTACCCTGGCCCAGCAGGCTGATACAGGTACAAAGATGATACATATCGGTAAAAATACCTCTTCAACCATCATCTCTAAAGGTATCTCTGCAATGAAGGGTCAAAATACCTATAGAGGATTAGTGAAGATAGGTGCCAATGCTACAGGTGCAAGAAACTACTCTGAGTGTGATTCCCTGCTCATTGGTTCTAATTGTGGGGCACATACTTTCCCTTATCTTGAATCAAAAGATACCCAGGGACAAGTAGAACACGAGGCAACGACATCAAAGATCAGTGACGAACAACTCTTTTACCTCCGTCAAAGAGGTATCAATGAAGAAGATGCTGTGAGTATGATTGTTCACGGTTTCTGTAAACAAGTCTTTAGCCAACTCCCTATGGAGTATGCAGTAGAAGCAAAAGCATTATTAGAATTAACATTAGAAGGAAGTGTAGGATGA
- the sufC gene encoding Fe-S cluster assembly ATPase SufC, with translation MSIMKIENLEAKIGDKQILKGLNLELEPGKVHAIMGPNGAGKSTLSKALVGHYDIELLGGNIIYKGKNINEMEAEERALEGLFLSFQHPVEIPGVNNAYFLRTALNAKRKHEGKEELNSAEFLRLMRDHLEMLGMKSDMISRSLNEGFSGGEKKRNEILQMLILEPDVIILDEIDSGLDIDALRAVSEGINKMKDGKRSFLVITHYSRILDYIEPDYIHVLKDGRVIKTAGPELVAQLEDTGYDAIEEE, from the coding sequence ATGAGTATTATGAAAATTGAGAATTTAGAAGCAAAAATAGGTGATAAGCAGATTTTAAAAGGTTTAAATCTAGAGCTGGAACCAGGGAAGGTCCATGCGATCATGGGACCCAACGGTGCTGGTAAATCTACGCTTTCAAAAGCACTGGTAGGACACTATGACATTGAATTACTTGGTGGAAACATTATCTACAAAGGCAAAAATATCAATGAAATGGAAGCTGAAGAGAGAGCTTTAGAGGGACTATTCCTTTCCTTTCAACACCCAGTAGAGATTCCGGGCGTTAACAATGCCTATTTCTTAAGAACGGCACTCAATGCTAAGCGTAAACATGAAGGTAAAGAAGAACTGAATTCAGCTGAGTTCTTGCGTCTTATGAGAGACCATTTAGAGATGCTTGGCATGAAGTCAGATATGATCAGCCGTTCACTCAATGAAGGTTTCTCAGGTGGTGAAAAGAAGCGTAATGAAATTCTTCAAATGCTTATCCTTGAGCCAGATGTCATTATTCTTGATGAGATTGACTCTGGGTTGGATATCGATGCGCTAAGAGCTGTATCTGAAGGGATTAACAAGATGAAAGATGGTAAACGTTCATTCTTGGTTATCACGCACTATAGTCGTATTCTTGACTACATTGAACCAGACTACATCCATGTACTTAAAGATGGAAGAGTGATCAAAACAGCAGGACCAGAGCTTGTAGCACAGCTCGAAGATACCGGATATGACGCTATAGAGGAAGAATAA
- a CDS encoding SufD family Fe-S cluster assembly protein: MNLSALKNTNLQDVNSLLDIKDRDILAERFVSLGLPSKKSEEYRYFDVEKLLEKEYKTLTYVPKTLRVSEKIEIVDGVVVAAPQGLRVYNEACGQIDMDHFDPLYYLGHLLSPQAIKIELDGDTEVEIEHKFTQSNALINYRIVLYTQANRHATVYENFVEENIENSLVLYGYDMHISQDSSLRMVKMQSMQNSGYSMVASHKINVAKNAHAVFKSFDLGGDNALQLLKVELDEYAHIDAGHLLYLNSEAKRGTVSQIVHRGEHSTSKQEAKNILDGESRGIFDALIRVEKSGKYTKAEQNSKAILLHDKAYMAAKPQLEIYIDELEASHGATTGQLSEKQLFYLQSRGITRTEARKMLVIAFANTLIETVKDSRHQERIQKAFEDVFYVVHKKDNA, from the coding sequence ATGAACCTTTCAGCGCTTAAAAACACAAACCTGCAAGACGTCAATAGCTTGTTGGATATAAAAGATAGAGATATCTTGGCAGAGCGTTTTGTATCACTAGGACTTCCAAGTAAAAAGTCAGAAGAGTATCGTTACTTTGATGTAGAGAAACTCCTAGAAAAAGAGTATAAAACACTTACATACGTTCCAAAAACGCTTAGAGTCTCTGAAAAGATAGAAATTGTTGATGGTGTAGTAGTAGCTGCTCCACAAGGTTTACGCGTGTACAATGAAGCATGCGGGCAGATCGATATGGATCATTTTGATCCGCTCTATTACCTTGGACACTTACTCTCTCCACAAGCGATCAAAATAGAGTTGGATGGAGATACAGAAGTAGAAATTGAGCATAAATTTACACAAAGTAATGCGCTGATCAACTACCGTATCGTACTTTATACACAGGCGAATCGTCATGCAACGGTGTATGAGAACTTTGTAGAAGAAAATATTGAGAACTCACTGGTACTTTATGGGTATGATATGCATATTTCACAGGACTCTTCACTGCGTATGGTCAAAATGCAGAGTATGCAAAACAGTGGCTATAGTATGGTGGCTTCACATAAGATCAATGTTGCAAAAAATGCACATGCGGTCTTTAAAAGCTTTGATCTGGGTGGAGACAATGCACTGCAACTTCTCAAAGTAGAACTTGATGAGTATGCCCATATAGATGCTGGCCACCTTCTCTATCTCAACAGTGAAGCAAAACGCGGTACCGTTTCTCAGATCGTGCATCGTGGTGAACATTCCACTTCAAAACAAGAAGCTAAAAATATTTTGGATGGTGAATCCAGAGGTATTTTTGATGCACTGATCCGTGTAGAAAAGAGTGGTAAATATACTAAAGCTGAGCAGAATTCCAAAGCAATTTTACTTCATGACAAAGCCTATATGGCTGCAAAGCCACAGCTTGAGATCTATATTGATGAGCTAGAAGCAAGCCATGGAGCAACCACTGGACAACTCAGTGAAAAACAACTTTTCTACCTACAAAGCCGTGGTATCACTCGTACTGAAGCCAGAAAAATGTTGGTGATTGCTTTTGCAAATACACTAATCGAGACGGTGAAAGACAGTAGACATCAAGAGCGTATTCAAAAAGCTTTTGAAGATGTCTTTTACGTAGTACATAAAAAGGATAACGCATGA
- a CDS encoding SufE family protein, which produces MNMEETVARYKEDFELFPTDNDKLEYIFDLGKRHTTLSEEEKNEDTYVQGCASDAWLVGECKDGILELRGEGTSEMAKGMLTLLLDIFSNRPADEILSFDPAKLHDMGVVELLSPVRQQSLEAFLNMVYGYAQKCKEQG; this is translated from the coding sequence ATGAATATGGAAGAAACAGTAGCAAGATATAAAGAAGATTTTGAACTTTTTCCCACCGATAATGATAAATTAGAGTACATCTTTGATCTGGGAAAACGCCATACAACACTTTCTGAAGAAGAGAAAAATGAAGACACCTATGTACAGGGATGTGCTTCTGATGCATGGCTTGTCGGTGAGTGTAAAGATGGAATACTCGAACTTCGCGGTGAAGGTACTTCTGAGATGGCCAAAGGTATGTTGACCCTGCTTTTGGACATTTTCTCCAACCGTCCGGCCGATGAGATACTCAGTTTTGATCCTGCTAAACTCCATGATATGGGTGTGGTAGAACTGCTCTCACCTGTACGTCAACAAAGTTTGGAAGCATTTTTAAATATGGTTTATGGCTACGCGCAAAAATGTAAAGAACAAGGATAA
- a CDS encoding metal-sulfur cluster assembly factor: MSSEDKNINDKMSEERQKFIDSQPTDEEMTEKIIAHLKEIYDPELPVNIYDLGLIYNIDTWTDEVSMMKKAKITMTLTSATCSFSQVIIDLVKSIATRQEGLEEVDVEIVFDPPWSQDSMTDEAKLAMGLL; the protein is encoded by the coding sequence ATGAGTAGTGAAGATAAAAACATCAATGACAAAATGTCTGAAGAGAGACAGAAATTCATAGACTCTCAGCCGACAGATGAAGAGATGACAGAAAAGATCATCGCTCATCTTAAAGAGATCTATGACCCTGAACTTCCGGTAAATATTTATGATCTGGGACTTATCTACAATATAGACACATGGACAGATGAAGTCTCTATGATGAAAAAAGCCAAAATCACTATGACACTGACTTCAGCAACATGTTCATTTTCACAAGTGATCATCGATCTGGTCAAAAGTATCGCTACCCGTCAAGAGGGACTTGAAGAAGTAGATGTAGAAATAGTCTTTGACCCACCATGGAGTCAAGACAGTATGACGGATGAAGCAAAGTTAGCTATGGGATTACTCTAA